A window of Metabacillus sp. B2-18 contains these coding sequences:
- a CDS encoding carbohydrate ABC transporter permease, translating to MLKKVFSYGVLIVATIVSVFPFLWMVVSATNKSVDVTQGRLLPGAHFVENFKNLLATVDIVPALINSAKVSISTTILSLLIASLAGYGFEIFKSKSKDVVFNILLLSMMIPFAALMVPLFRMFGTISQTAPFLGIDTLTAAVLPTLTTAFLIFFFRQSTKMFPKDILEAGRIDGLSELGVFFRIYVPTMKTTYAAAAIITFMASWNNYLWPLVVLQSPEKQTIPLLISTLGSSYAPDFGVIMTAIVIATLPAALIFFIMQKHFVAGMMGSVK from the coding sequence ATGCTTAAGAAAGTATTTAGTTACGGAGTTTTAATTGTTGCGACGATTGTATCGGTTTTTCCGTTTTTATGGATGGTTGTTTCGGCAACAAATAAGTCAGTTGATGTGACGCAAGGAAGATTATTGCCAGGTGCACATTTTGTGGAGAATTTTAAAAATCTATTAGCTACAGTCGATATTGTTCCTGCTTTGATTAATTCTGCTAAGGTATCAATTTCAACAACAATTCTATCGCTATTAATTGCGTCACTAGCAGGGTATGGATTTGAGATTTTTAAAAGTAAATCAAAAGATGTTGTGTTTAATATTTTACTTCTATCTATGATGATTCCATTCGCTGCGTTAATGGTTCCGTTATTCCGTATGTTTGGTACGATTTCACAAACAGCCCCTTTTTTAGGGATTGATACATTAACAGCTGCGGTATTACCAACACTTACAACTGCTTTCTTAATCTTTTTCTTTCGTCAAAGTACGAAAATGTTTCCAAAGGATATTCTTGAAGCAGGTCGAATTGATGGATTAAGTGAGTTAGGTGTATTTTTTAGAATTTATGTCCCAACAATGAAAACAACGTACGCAGCAGCAGCGATTATTACGTTTATGGCGAGCTGGAATAACTATTTATGGCCTCTTGTTGTGTTGCAATCTCCTGAAAAGCAAACGATTCCATTGCTTATCTCAACATTAGGCTCAAGCTATGCCCCAGATTTTGGCGTTATTATGACAGCGATTGTTATTGCAACATTGCCTGCTGCGCTTATATTCTTCATCATGCAAAAGCACTTTGTTGCAGGTATGATGGGATCAGTAAAATAA